A stretch of Hippocampus zosterae strain Florida unplaced genomic scaffold, ASM2543408v3 HiC_scaffold_290, whole genome shotgun sequence DNA encodes these proteins:
- the LOC127594861 gene encoding uncharacterized protein LOC127594861 — MDFECSFELWLVRHGQTEDNLTRTIAGQGPSQLTPHGEQQARRLGKRLAATPFDLAFVSDLPRTKKTFDNIILEHKTLPPPVLTALLREKAAGVMQGKSVSDWDKLAKQFEADKKGAYREFKAKDAESWVDVNRRAEVLVVTHGGFIMEFHNVVNKLTEGKAPEFRNTAKNCSIHSFKVVRAEGGLRVSKLLVNDNTHLEED, encoded by the exons ATGGATTTCGAATGCTCTTTCGAGCTGTGGCTGGTCCGCCACGGCCAGACCGAGGACAACCTCACCCGCACCATCGCCGGCCAGGGCCCCTCCCAGCTCACGCCTCACGGCGAGCAACAGGCCCGCAGGCTCGGCAAGCGCCTTGCCGCCACGCCCTTCGACCTGGCCTTCGTCTCCGACTTGCCCCGTACCAAGAAGACCTTTGACAATATTATTCTTGAGCACAAGACTCTCCCGCCCCCGGTTCTGACTGCACTATTACGGGAGAAGGCGGCAGGGGTCATGCAGGGCAAGTCGGTCTCTGACTGGGACAAACTGGCCAAGCAGTTCGAAGCCGATAAAAAGGGCGCCTACAGGGAATTCAAAGCCAAAGATGCCGAGTCGTGGGTCGACGTCAACCGCCGGGCTGA AGTGCTGGTGGTCACGCATGGAGGCTTCATTATGGAGTTCCACAACGTAGTGAACAAGCTCACGGAGGGGAAGGCGCCTGAGTTCCGGAACACCGCCAAGAACTGCTCGATCCACTCTTTCAAGGTGGTGCGGGCGGAGGGAGGGCTGAGGGTAAGCAAGCTGCTGGTGAACGACAACACGCACCTGGAGGAAGATTGA
- the LOC127594862 gene encoding sphingolipid delta(4)-desaturase/C4-monooxygenase DES2-like, whose protein sequence is MALDFNYTFGPEAHYLRRRRILEVHPEVSLLMEKSWFGYLTYPLLCALVLGVQLGCAWLVRDAAWYVLLGVAYCVGGTINHTQFVLMHDLTHFTAFESITMNKLWAIFVNMPTGIPSAIAFGKHHADHHRYLGVKGLDPDIATEGEVQLVERSWVKKLLFGTFLFVPYGLRPLFVHPKPPCALEVLNIVTALGFDLCVGLTLGVQAACYIVLSTLISMSVLHPCTLHILAEHYEYVPGMDTFDYLGPLNYPNLNMGYHIEHHDFPMIPWFNLPRLRAAAPEFYEPFPVHTSYLRMLLRFVFDRGIALCTRTVRKQPLQM, encoded by the coding sequence ATGGCCCTCGACTTCAACTACACCTTCGGCCCCGAGGCTCACTACCTCCGCAGGCGGCGCATCCTCGAGGTTCACCCTGAAGTCAGCCTTCTCATGGAAAAGTCCTGGTTCGGCTACCTGACCTATCCCCTGCTCTGCGCGCTAGTGCTGGGCGTGCAGCTGGGGTGCGCGTGGCTGGTACGGGACGCCGCCTGGTACGTGCTGCTGGGAGTGGCCTACTGCGTGGGGGGCACAATAAACCACACCCAGTTCGTGCTGATGCACGACCTCACGCACTTCACGGCCTTCGAGTCGATCACAATGAACAAGCTCTGGGCAATTTTCGTCAACATGCCGACCGGGATCCCTTCAGCGATCGCCTTCGGGAAACACCACGCCGACCACCACCGCTACCTGGGGGTGAAGGGGCTGGACCCCGACATCGCGACGGAGGGCGAGGTGCAGCTGGTCGAGCGCAGCTGGGTCAAGAAGCTGCTCTTCGGGACCTTCCTGTTCGTGCCCTACGGGCTGCGGCCCCTGTTCGTGCACCCCAAACCCCCCTGCGCGCTTGAAGTGCTGAACATAGTGACCGCCTTGGGGTTCGACTTGTGCGTGGGTCTGACCCTGGGGGTGCAGGCGGCTTGCTACATCGTCCTGAGCACGCTCATCTCGATGTCGGTGCTGCACCCCTGCACTCTCCACATCCTGGCCGAGCATTACGAGTACGTCCCCGGCATGGACACATTCGACTACCTGGGTCCCCTCAACTACCCCAACCTGAACATGGGCTACCACATCGAGCACCACGACTTCCCGATGATCCCGTGGTTCAACCTGCCCCGGCTGCGGGCGGCAGCCCCTGAGTTCTACGAGCCCTTTCCGGTGCACACGTCCTACCTGCGGATGCTGTTGCGGTTTGTGTTTGACCGGGGCATCGCCCTCTGCACCCGTACCGTCAGAAAGCAGCCCCTGCAGATGTGA